The Thermococcus sibiricus MM 739 DNA window ACAATACTCATTTCTCGTTAAATATCATCATCAAAATCCTAAACCTAACCTTCTACTACTCATTCCCCTTACAGTATAAACTGAAAAATGAAAAAAGCTTAAATAAATAAATCCATATTGTTATTTGTATGGTGGTTATCATGGAACTCATAAAAACTAAGATTCCACAACTTGATGAAGCCCTTGGAGGGGGTATCCTAGAAGATAGTATTGTTTTAATAACATATGACACTTATTCGCAAGGTTGGACACTTGCTTTCGAGATTCTACGAAATCGAATAGAAGATGGAGACTTTGGAGTAATAATAAATTCAGTTGTTCCTATATCCATGCTCAACTTAGAATTGAAGAGGATTAACTTTGATCTCAATGAAAAAGGAGAAAATGGAGATCTGGGAATTATAGACATTTTTGCATCATTTTATGGGATAGAATACGAGCAACCATACATTTATTATGAAAATATGGATCAGGAGACTTATCTTCCAAAATTTATGGCTCTTTACAGGCAGATGCTAAAAGAGAAAATAAAAGATAGAAGACCCATAGGAATACAGGTAACCGCAGATGGGTTTGCATTTTTATTAGGAGAAGAAAGAGAGCTTAGAACTTTCCAAAAGAACCTGGCTGAAAAGGAAAATGCCTTAATTCGCGAAAAAAGGAAAAGACCAATAAATATAACCCTCCTCAATAGACACAGAGTATCTCAAAGGTACCTATCGTGGCTTTCCCTCTACAGCCAGTACCAAATAGATTTTAACTCACAAGAAAGCCAAATGGAGGAGAAAATGCTCATTAGAAAATCTCCCCTACCCAGCTTCAAACCAACCAAATTAAATTTCAAGATAGAAAACGGAAAAGTACTCATCACTTAGCGAGTTCTAATGCAAGTTTAGCTGCTTCTTTCCCACTTTTGGTGAAATGGACTTGTACCAGCTTTTTATGATCAAAATACCCATTTGAAGCTAAAAGTTCAAGGCGGTCACTTGGATAGCCCGTATCCGTAACAACAACAAGTACCTTTGAGTAATCATAGGCCATAAGGGCCTCTACCATGGTACCAATTCCACCCCCAAGAACAACCAAGACATCAGCAGAGTTAATCATGATTGCACTTCTCTCGGCAAAGTCCATACCTGTTTTTATCCTGATTGTATTGAACTCATTTCCTTTTTGTCTTTCTGGGAGTATTCCTACCACTAACCCCCCAAACCTTGCAAATTCCCTACTTGCTATTTCCATAATACCTCCTCTACCCCCAGTAAGGAGAACCACGGTATCCTTATATTTTGCCAATTCTTTGATAAATTCCTTTGTCTTTTCTACAGCTTTAGGAAGGGGCTCAGTATCGCTGGAACCAGCAATAGCTATTTGAATCATGCAATCACCCCAAAAGTCCTTTTAAGGCCGGAAAGAGATTAACGGCAAGCAGAAAGATGCCTATCCCAATGAAAAGATATGTAATTGACTTTGCAACTCTAGATGGAAGGAAAGCCTTTAAGCTATCATCCAGCATCTTCCCTCCATCTAAAGGAACTATTGGGAAGAGATTCATCAAACCTATGCCTAAATTAAGCATGTATATCCAGTAGAGAGAGAAAGATACTGGAAGGACAATGTTGTCAAAACCCACCTTTGAAATTATGTGCTGAGCTGGATAAACCCCTAAATACCCCTTTTCAGGGTTATCAGGATGTGAACCCAAGGGGATGGTAAATTTCAATTTATTACCATTTCTAAGAAGTTCAACTTCTATAATTTGCCCTGCAATCGTCTTGTTCATTATATCAAAGAATTCTTCAACAGTTTTGATTTCATGTCCATTTATTCCAATTATAATATCACCCTTTTGCAGGTAATCTCTAGCAGGCCCACTTTCAGCTAAATTTGAAACTTCAACCCCAGCAGGCTGTATAATAGGTGTCAAGACAAAACTTAACAGTAAAAGTGCTACAATTGCAGTTACAATATTCCCCATTGACCCCGCAGCATAGACCCTCAAACGACTTAACAATGGCGCCTTATTTAATGCTTCCTCATCAGGCTCAACAAACGCTCCGGGAATTACAAAAAAGAGTACAAGACCTACAGACTTTAAAGGTAAGTTTTCAGCTCTCGCAACAAAACCATGACTGAGTTCATGAACAAACATAACCACGATCAGACCAATTAATCCATACCACAAAGGAATTGTAACCCCGGGAATCACTAATTGGACTCCAGGAGTTGCCACTTTTGTTCTGAGATTTTGTAATGCGAGACTAAACAATGTGTAAAACACATATGCCATTCCTACGAAACCCAACCCTATGGCCAGTGTAGAATAGCCCTTCCAAAAAGTTCTAAATCTTGTACCCACTCTATCTATAAAATCAACAAACCGTTTGGTTCTCCATAAAGCAACGAAAAAATCAATCTGAAGGCCTTCTTCTTTCTCTTCCCTATATGCCCCCCCAATAAGGTAAAGTATGCCCCAAAAACCAACAATCACTGCTAGTACTGTAATCAAGTTCACCATTCTTCTCACCTGATTTCACTTCTAAAAGGACTTTAAAAAGATAGTGCATACTCTTAAAAAGAAATGATTCCAATATGAAAATGCGATGATGATTGATGGGCGAACCGAAAGATGAGGAAGGAAAGGTGATCGCTGAGCATCATCTTTGGAAATTCCATTCTTCTCTACCATACTTCTCTTCTAATAATTCCTCTGCAAGTTCAAGTTCATAATCAGTTAGCTTCCCTTCCTCAAGAGGGAATTTTTCAAAAAATTTGTCTCTTAAAATGTTATAAACTTCGTCTCTAGAGAGTTTTATTCCTTCACGTTCCAGTGTCGTGACTCGTTCCCATATGCTCCTCACTCCTTTATCCTGGAGCTTCTTTTGGGAAACCTTAAGAACTGAGGCAAGAATATCAACCCGAGTAGCGTACATAAATGTACCATGCTGTAAAATAACCCCTTTTCTCCTTGTCTGTGCAGAACCACTTATTTTCTTTCCATTGGCTATTATGTCATTTAAGCCGGAGAATCCTCCATTTAAGCCAACTTCTCTTAAAGCCTCTACAAGTGGACTTGCAATGGTTCTATAACTTTCCTCCACATTTTTCAAGCCTTTATAAGAATCTTCCCCTATAACAGCACTATAAGTGATCTCTCCATA harbors:
- a CDS encoding RAD55 family ATPase — encoded protein: MELIKTKIPQLDEALGGGILEDSIVLITYDTYSQGWTLAFEILRNRIEDGDFGVIINSVVPISMLNLELKRINFDLNEKGENGDLGIIDIFASFYGIEYEQPYIYYENMDQETYLPKFMALYRQMLKEKIKDRRPIGIQVTADGFAFLLGEERELRTFQKNLAEKENALIREKRKRPINITLLNRHRVSQRYLSWLSLYSQYQIDFNSQESQMEEKMLIRKSPLPSFKPTKLNFKIENGKVLIT
- a CDS encoding TIGR00725 family protein, with protein sequence MIQIAIAGSSDTEPLPKAVEKTKEFIKELAKYKDTVVLLTGGRGGIMEIASREFARFGGLVVGILPERQKGNEFNTIRIKTGMDFAERSAIMINSADVLVVLGGGIGTMVEALMAYDYSKVLVVVTDTGYPSDRLELLASNGYFDHKKLVQVHFTKSGKEAAKLALELAK
- a CDS encoding site-2 protease family protein, with the translated sequence MVNLITVLAVIVGFWGILYLIGGAYREEKEEGLQIDFFVALWRTKRFVDFIDRVGTRFRTFWKGYSTLAIGLGFVGMAYVFYTLFSLALQNLRTKVATPGVQLVIPGVTIPLWYGLIGLIVVMFVHELSHGFVARAENLPLKSVGLVLFFVIPGAFVEPDEEALNKAPLLSRLRVYAAGSMGNIVTAIVALLLLSFVLTPIIQPAGVEVSNLAESGPARDYLQKGDIIIGINGHEIKTVEEFFDIMNKTIAGQIIEVELLRNGNKLKFTIPLGSHPDNPEKGYLGVYPAQHIISKVGFDNIVLPVSFSLYWIYMLNLGIGLMNLFPIVPLDGGKMLDDSLKAFLPSRVAKSITYLFIGIGIFLLAVNLFPALKGLLG
- a CDS encoding lipoate--protein ligase family protein, encoding MRFIPLIVARPEVQMAIDEAVMIARIEEKVEDTVRLYVFKPSSITIGRFQSVEYDVDLEKCKKLGIPVVRRITGGGSVFHDQYGEITYSAVIGEDSYKGLKNVEESYRTIASPLVEALREVGLNGGFSGLNDIIANGKKISGSAQTRRKGVILQHGTFMYATRVDILASVLKVSQKKLQDKGVRSIWERVTTLEREGIKLSRDEVYNILRDKFFEKFPLEEGKLTDYELELAEELLEEKYGREEWNFQR